The following coding sequences are from one Syngnathus acus chromosome 12, fSynAcu1.2, whole genome shotgun sequence window:
- the kmt5aa gene encoding N-lysine methyltransferase KMT5A-A isoform X1, translating into MNGESTCNQHCVTVSSCPLPTSPVHNDNMAQEGSCRSLCCQRNDIQRQGEGRIANGIGSMTKDCNSSDAARQPSSCWSDKCASPLQFQCRLQPAAERPSQLAPDRPPTPLHSSNRSSAVPRRHQQKRATPKTAGGKNSQNRKVTDFFPIRRSSRKSKTELKCEQKDLIDHLITNGIEEGMQVRHMEAKGRAVFAARRFRKGEYVVEYHGDLLEMADAKKREAEYAQNPETGCYMYYFQYLCKAYCVDATKETNRLGRLINHSKSGNLQTKLHDMDGAPHLILVASRDIEEGEELLYDYGDRSKASIAAHPWLKH; encoded by the exons ATGAACGGG GAATCAACATGCAATCAACACTGTGTCACCGTTTCAAGTTGCCCTCTGCCCACGTCTCCGGTCCACAATGACAATATGGCGCAGGAGGGAAGCTGTCGTTCCCTATGTTGCCAGAGGAACGATATCCAAAGGCAGGGAGAAG GCCGGATAGCGAATGGTATCGGCTCGATGACCAAAGATTGCAACTCTTCAGACGCAGCAAGGCAGCCTTCCTCTTGCTGGTCGGACAAGTGTGCATCGCCTCTACAGTTTCAATGTCGCCTTCAGCCTGCCGCAGAGCGGCCCTCGCAGCTCGCTCCCGACAGGCCTCCGACTCCTTTGCACAGCAGCAACCGAAGCTCAGCCGTGCCCCGCCGCCACCAGCAGAAGAGAGCCACACCCAAAac TGCCGGAGGGAAAAATTCACAGAACCGAAAAGTTACGGACTTCTTTCCAATAAGGCGCAGCTCACGAAAAAGTAAAACGGAGCTCAAG TGTGAACAGAAGGACCTCATTGACCACCTCATCACAAACGGCATAGAGGAAGGAATGCAG GTGCGGCACATGGAGGCAAAAGGCCGAGCAGTGTTTGCCGCACGACGCTTCCGGAAAGGCGAGTACGTGGTGGAGTACCACGGTGATCTCTTGGAGATGGCAGATGCCAAAAAGCGAGAGGCCGAGTACGCCCAGAACCCGGAGACGGGCTGCTACATGTACTATTTTCAGTACCTCTGCAAAGCATACTG CGTGGACGCCACCAAAGAGACCAATCGGCTGGGGCGTCTGATCAATCACAGCAAGAGTGGCAACCTGCAAACCAAACTGCACGACATGGACGGCGCACCGCATCTCATCCTGGTGGCGTCACGGGATATTGAGGAGGGCGAGGAGCTGCTCTACGACTACGGCGACCGGAGCAAGGCGTCCATCGCCGCGCACCCATGGCTCAAACACTAA
- the kmt5aa gene encoding N-lysine methyltransferase KMT5A-A isoform X2 produces MAQEGSCRSLCCQRNDIQRQGEGRIANGIGSMTKDCNSSDAARQPSSCWSDKCASPLQFQCRLQPAAERPSQLAPDRPPTPLHSSNRSSAVPRRHQQKRATPKTAGGKNSQNRKVTDFFPIRRSSRKSKTELKCEQKDLIDHLITNGIEEGMQVRHMEAKGRAVFAARRFRKGEYVVEYHGDLLEMADAKKREAEYAQNPETGCYMYYFQYLCKAYCVDATKETNRLGRLINHSKSGNLQTKLHDMDGAPHLILVASRDIEEGEELLYDYGDRSKASIAAHPWLKH; encoded by the exons ATGGCGCAGGAGGGAAGCTGTCGTTCCCTATGTTGCCAGAGGAACGATATCCAAAGGCAGGGAGAAG GCCGGATAGCGAATGGTATCGGCTCGATGACCAAAGATTGCAACTCTTCAGACGCAGCAAGGCAGCCTTCCTCTTGCTGGTCGGACAAGTGTGCATCGCCTCTACAGTTTCAATGTCGCCTTCAGCCTGCCGCAGAGCGGCCCTCGCAGCTCGCTCCCGACAGGCCTCCGACTCCTTTGCACAGCAGCAACCGAAGCTCAGCCGTGCCCCGCCGCCACCAGCAGAAGAGAGCCACACCCAAAac TGCCGGAGGGAAAAATTCACAGAACCGAAAAGTTACGGACTTCTTTCCAATAAGGCGCAGCTCACGAAAAAGTAAAACGGAGCTCAAG TGTGAACAGAAGGACCTCATTGACCACCTCATCACAAACGGCATAGAGGAAGGAATGCAG GTGCGGCACATGGAGGCAAAAGGCCGAGCAGTGTTTGCCGCACGACGCTTCCGGAAAGGCGAGTACGTGGTGGAGTACCACGGTGATCTCTTGGAGATGGCAGATGCCAAAAAGCGAGAGGCCGAGTACGCCCAGAACCCGGAGACGGGCTGCTACATGTACTATTTTCAGTACCTCTGCAAAGCATACTG CGTGGACGCCACCAAAGAGACCAATCGGCTGGGGCGTCTGATCAATCACAGCAAGAGTGGCAACCTGCAAACCAAACTGCACGACATGGACGGCGCACCGCATCTCATCCTGGTGGCGTCACGGGATATTGAGGAGGGCGAGGAGCTGCTCTACGACTACGGCGACCGGAGCAAGGCGTCCATCGCCGCGCACCCATGGCTCAAACACTAA